Proteins encoded within one genomic window of Alteribacter populi:
- a CDS encoding Rieske (2Fe-2S) protein, whose amino-acid sequence MEKVVCYKDELQPGEMMESIFGRHSIVVCRASDGHYYAFTNRCIHQGAPLSKGKLCGAPKPTDVIGEYNFINDGDILRCPWHGREFDIKNKGCMLANEKFKLKNFNVTLRDDKVVVFK is encoded by the coding sequence GTGGAAAAAGTTGTTTGTTATAAAGACGAACTTCAGCCTGGTGAAATGATGGAAAGTATATTTGGACGTCATTCGATCGTCGTTTGTCGCGCGAGTGATGGGCACTACTACGCGTTTACAAATCGATGTATCCATCAAGGTGCTCCGTTATCTAAAGGAAAACTATGTGGGGCACCGAAACCCACAGACGTTATTGGCGAGTATAACTTTATTAATGATGGTGACATTTTACGTTGTCCCTGGCATGGCCGTGAGTTTGATATTAAAAATAAAGGCTGTATGCTTGCCAATGAAAAGTTCAAATTAAAAAACTTTAACGTTACCTTAAGAGACGATAAAGTCGTTGTATTTAAGTAG
- the betB gene encoding betaine-aldehyde dehydrogenase codes for MKKMFINGCWVESQSGDTRKIINPFNQEVVEIVTEGDVEDAKKAIAAAREAFDHGQWASIPATERGRLLFNVAELIERDKEELAKLETLDTGKTLTESEADMDDIAGVFRYYAGLADKFGGEIIESPIPNSTSKVVREPVGVCGQITPWNYPLLQAAWKLAPALAAGNTIVIKPSEITPLTTMKIFELMEEVGFPNGVINLVLGAGSTVGNELAVNNFVDLISFTGGLMTGRKVMQAASNNMKKIALELGGKNPNLVFADCDFEAAVDQALNAIYFHAGQVCSAGARLIVEDSIHDQFVDALVQRVKKIKLGNGMNPETQSGPLISAEHLEKVENYVEVGKREEANLLIGGNRPNDPKLREGFFYLPTIFTECKSEMSVVQEEVFGPVLTVERFRGEQEATKLANDSIYGLAGAVWTTDVIKADRVASQLRMGTVWINDFHPYIPQAPWGGYKQSGIGRELGTTGLEEYTEQKHIYQNTDPKPLNWF; via the coding sequence ATGAAGAAGATGTTTATAAATGGATGTTGGGTAGAGTCTCAGTCAGGGGACACCCGAAAAATTATCAATCCTTTTAACCAGGAAGTGGTTGAGATTGTAACAGAAGGCGATGTAGAAGATGCAAAAAAAGCAATTGCGGCAGCTCGCGAGGCATTTGATCACGGTCAATGGGCTTCGATACCTGCAACGGAGCGGGGACGATTACTTTTTAATGTGGCTGAGTTAATTGAACGAGATAAAGAAGAATTAGCGAAATTAGAAACGTTAGATACAGGTAAAACGCTCACTGAAAGTGAAGCAGATATGGACGATATCGCAGGAGTCTTTCGGTATTACGCAGGACTTGCGGATAAATTCGGTGGGGAAATCATTGAGTCACCGATTCCTAATTCCACAAGTAAAGTGGTTCGAGAGCCTGTCGGTGTATGTGGTCAAATTACCCCGTGGAATTATCCATTATTACAAGCAGCATGGAAACTTGCTCCCGCACTGGCAGCTGGAAATACAATCGTGATCAAGCCAAGTGAGATCACCCCACTAACAACCATGAAAATTTTTGAGTTGATGGAGGAAGTCGGATTTCCAAACGGAGTGATAAATCTTGTTTTAGGTGCAGGTTCTACGGTAGGAAATGAATTGGCAGTAAACAATTTCGTCGACTTGATTTCTTTTACAGGTGGATTAATGACTGGAAGGAAAGTCATGCAAGCAGCAAGTAATAATATGAAAAAGATTGCGCTTGAGTTAGGTGGTAAAAACCCAAATCTTGTGTTTGCGGACTGTGACTTTGAAGCAGCTGTTGACCAGGCTCTTAATGCTATTTACTTTCATGCTGGTCAGGTATGTTCTGCTGGTGCAAGGTTGATTGTAGAAGACTCGATTCATGACCAATTTGTTGATGCTTTAGTCCAACGTGTGAAAAAAATTAAGCTTGGAAATGGAATGAATCCAGAGACACAATCCGGTCCATTGATCTCTGCTGAACACCTTGAGAAGGTTGAAAATTATGTGGAAGTTGGTAAAAGAGAAGAAGCCAATCTCCTTATCGGCGGTAACCGTCCTAATGATCCTAAGCTAAGAGAGGGGTTCTTTTACTTACCAACAATTTTCACAGAGTGTAAATCTGAAATGTCAGTGGTACAAGAAGAAGTGTTTGGTCCGGTGTTGACTGTTGAACGATTTAGAGGTGAACAAGAAGCGACAAAGCTTGCAAATGATTCCATTTACGGTTTGGCAGGTGCCGTTTGGACAACAGATGTTATTAAAGCAGATCGAGTAGCTTCACAACTTCGTATGGGTACCGTATGGATTAATGATTTCCATCCATACATCCCACAAGCGCCTTGGGGGGGCTACAAACAATCGGGGATTGGTAGAGAATTAGGGACAACAGGACTAGAAGAATATACAGAACAAAAGCATATTTATCAAAATACAGATCCTAAACCATTGAACTGGTTTTAA
- a CDS encoding YfhD family protein, producing MGRARKQKTRDKNKQSLPQTPKKDIAGNQRQEDVELAEEVDDLYELKARPGYVPTEVNRKGEKS from the coding sequence ATGGGACGAGCACGAAAACAAAAAACACGCGATAAAAATAAACAGAGTTTGCCTCAAACACCTAAAAAGGATATTGCAGGCAACCAAAGACAAGAAGATGTGGAATTAGCGGAAGAAGTTGATGACTTGTATGAGCTAAAGGCCCGCCCTGGATATGTACCAACGGAAGTCAATCGTAAAGGAGAAAAATCGTAA
- a CDS encoding DUF4023 family protein, with protein MDNTHEFVEKFNDKKEKAERNNKHQGKRHHSHSLPSKKHNTNK; from the coding sequence ATGGATAACACTCATGAATTTGTAGAAAAATTTAATGACAAAAAGGAAAAAGCGGAACGAAACAATAAACATCAAGGCAAGAGACACCATAGTCATAGTTTGCCAAGTAAGAAGCATAACACGAATAAATAG
- the rnz gene encoding ribonuclease Z, which translates to MKITFLGTGSGVPAKHRNVSSLALHLMNKKDAIWLFDCGEATQHQVLHTPVKLRKIEKIFITHTHGDHIYGLPGLLSSRSFQGAVTPLTIYGPKGLKKYIEISLNLSETYLSYPLEINEIDRDSIVFEDEQFIVKTSELIHGVPSFGFRVQQKDLPGPLLIDKVKEAGIPIGPMLQQLKKGLKVELSDGRTFEGSDFLGTPKKGKIVTIIGDTRYTEKAILLAKGANTLIHEATLARKDELLAKEYFHSTTVQAAEVADRGGVQQLILTHISTRYQEADELLYEAKEIFQNSFIAEDFSCFEVPS; encoded by the coding sequence ATGAAAATAACATTTCTCGGCACCGGTTCGGGGGTTCCTGCCAAGCACCGTAATGTCTCTTCATTAGCCCTACATTTAATGAATAAAAAAGATGCTATTTGGCTGTTTGATTGTGGAGAAGCCACACAGCACCAAGTTTTACATACACCGGTTAAACTAAGAAAAATTGAAAAGATCTTTATCACTCATACGCACGGCGATCATATTTATGGATTGCCAGGGTTATTATCCAGCCGCTCATTTCAAGGAGCAGTAACCCCACTTACAATTTATGGACCAAAAGGATTAAAGAAGTATATTGAAATATCTTTGAACTTGAGTGAAACTTATCTATCCTATCCTTTGGAAATAAACGAAATCGATCGGGACAGCATCGTGTTTGAGGATGAACAATTTATCGTAAAGACATCCGAACTTATTCACGGAGTCCCTTCCTTTGGATTTAGGGTTCAGCAAAAAGATTTACCGGGTCCGTTACTTATAGATAAAGTAAAAGAGGCAGGTATACCCATTGGACCCATGTTACAGCAGCTTAAAAAAGGGCTTAAGGTTGAATTGTCCGATGGTCGTACCTTCGAGGGAAGTGATTTTCTCGGAACACCGAAAAAAGGAAAGATTGTGACGATAATAGGAGATACACGGTATACCGAAAAAGCAATATTGTTAGCTAAAGGAGCTAATACATTGATTCATGAAGCAACACTTGCTCGAAAGGACGAATTGCTAGCCAAAGAGTACTTTCATTCCACAACAGTACAAGCAGCTGAAGTCGCTGATCGTGGAGGTGTTCAGCAGCTTATCCTCACCCATATCAGTACACGGTATCAAGAGGCGGATGAATTACTTTATGAGGCAAAAGAAATTTTCCAAAACAGCTTTATTGCAGAAGACTTTTCCTGCTTTGAAGTCCCTTCATAA
- a CDS encoding S1 family peptidase: MIALILTFALLGNVFAFLPRLVNLPAIEFLSTSRELSENEDVQLYKESVVVVRGDTSKGTGFLISDNGYIMTNHHVIDDESFLTVTFEEGERYQADVIESDEELDIAILQIELEETDHHVLEFADSWEPDLPVYVIGNPLFFNFIANEGQLLGMREDGILMLDAPIYRGNSGSPVINHDGKVVGVVYATSRVDYEGTQQKVGLIVSVEAFRDQIELVKSLSDTKNRIKS; the protein is encoded by the coding sequence GTGATTGCGTTGATTCTTACTTTTGCTCTATTAGGAAATGTTTTTGCCTTTTTACCGAGATTAGTGAATCTCCCTGCAATTGAGTTTTTATCCACTTCTCGAGAATTATCAGAAAATGAAGATGTTCAGCTTTATAAAGAATCGGTGGTAGTGGTTAGAGGCGATACTAGCAAGGGAACAGGTTTTTTAATTTCTGATAACGGATATATTATGACGAATCACCATGTGATTGACGATGAATCTTTTCTTACAGTGACGTTTGAAGAAGGGGAAAGATATCAGGCAGATGTAATTGAAAGTGACGAAGAGTTAGATATCGCGATCTTACAGATTGAGTTAGAGGAAACGGATCACCATGTACTCGAATTTGCGGACTCCTGGGAGCCAGATCTCCCTGTCTATGTGATCGGAAATCCGCTATTTTTCAACTTTATTGCAAATGAAGGCCAATTGCTCGGTATGAGAGAGGATGGTATTCTCATGCTTGATGCCCCGATTTACCGAGGAAATAGCGGAAGCCCAGTCATTAATCACGATGGGAAAGTTGTCGGGGTGGTCTATGCCACCTCCAGAGTAGACTATGAAGGGACACAGCAAAAAGTAGGGCTGATCGTCTCTGTAGAAGCCTTTAGAGACCAAATTGAACTTGTAAAGAGCCTGTCCGATACAAAAAACCGAATAAAATCCTGA
- a CDS encoding ferritin → MISKKLINGLNDQMNYEFYSAHVYLATAAYCSAESLDGFANFFLMQAEEERFHAMKIYNFINDLGERANVDTFPAPNNKFSSVLDTFEKALMHEKEVTRRIYTLADIALDEREHATMTFLNWFIEEQVEEEASFDSLIQKLKRIDSDSNAFYMLESELGKRTFEAGK, encoded by the coding sequence ATGATCAGTAAAAAGCTAATAAACGGACTAAATGATCAAATGAATTATGAATTTTATTCTGCACATGTCTATTTAGCAACAGCTGCTTATTGCTCAGCGGAAAGTCTCGATGGTTTTGCTAACTTTTTTCTAATGCAGGCGGAGGAAGAACGCTTCCATGCGATGAAAATTTATAACTTCATTAATGATTTGGGCGAACGGGCAAATGTGGACACCTTTCCAGCCCCAAACAACAAATTTTCATCAGTATTGGATACATTTGAAAAGGCTCTGATGCATGAAAAAGAGGTTACCCGACGCATTTATACTCTAGCGGATATTGCACTCGACGAACGGGAGCATGCCACGATGACGTTCTTGAACTGGTTTATCGAGGAACAGGTGGAAGAAGAAGCCTCGTTTGACTCCTTAATTCAAAAATTAAAGCGTATTGACAGTGATAGTAACGCTTTTTATATGTTAGAAAGTGAACTCGGAAAACGTACGTTTGAGGCAGGAAAATAG
- the rlmN gene encoding 23S rRNA (adenine(2503)-C(2))-methyltransferase RlmN codes for MTKESIYGLTFEQLTAWLMDRGHKKFRASQVWDWLYKKRITSFSDMKNVNKDCLELLEENFEIQTLELHTKQESQDGTIKFLFKLRDGNLIETVLMRFHYGLSVCVTTQVGCNIGCSFCASGLLTKSRDLTSGEIVEQIMNVQLHLDKEQKEERVSHIVVMGIGEPFDNFDNMMDFFRVVNSDKGLAIGARHITVSTSGLVKKIYEFADTGLQVNLAVSLHAPNNELRTQIMKINRAQPIEKLMEAVDYYLEKTNRRITFEYILLKDVNDDQKTALELVELLKNKKRLSYVNLIPYNPVDEHNQYQQSNKESILAFYDTLKKNGIQCGIRHEQGSDIDAACGQLRSKQIKKKAKA; via the coding sequence ATGACTAAAGAATCGATATATGGACTAACGTTTGAACAATTAACAGCTTGGTTGATGGATCGCGGACATAAGAAATTCCGTGCCTCTCAAGTGTGGGATTGGTTGTATAAAAAACGAATCACGTCTTTTTCTGACATGAAGAATGTGAATAAAGACTGCCTTGAATTATTAGAAGAAAACTTCGAGATCCAGACGTTAGAGTTGCATACAAAGCAGGAATCACAAGATGGTACGATTAAGTTTTTGTTTAAGCTAAGGGACGGAAACCTCATTGAAACTGTACTGATGCGCTTTCATTACGGGTTATCTGTTTGTGTGACAACGCAAGTCGGTTGCAACATCGGCTGCAGCTTTTGTGCTAGCGGATTATTAACGAAAAGTCGTGATTTAACGAGCGGTGAAATTGTTGAACAAATTATGAACGTTCAGCTGCATCTAGATAAAGAACAAAAAGAGGAAAGAGTAAGCCACATTGTAGTAATGGGAATTGGTGAGCCATTTGACAATTTTGATAACATGATGGACTTCTTCCGAGTGGTGAATAGTGACAAAGGGCTTGCGATTGGTGCAAGACATATAACGGTTTCTACTAGCGGTCTTGTAAAGAAAATTTATGAATTTGCCGATACAGGATTGCAAGTAAACTTAGCTGTTTCCTTGCATGCGCCAAATAACGAGCTACGAACACAGATCATGAAAATTAACCGTGCGCAGCCGATCGAAAAATTAATGGAAGCTGTGGATTATTATTTGGAAAAAACAAACCGGAGAATTACGTTTGAATATATCCTTTTAAAAGATGTTAATGACGATCAAAAAACGGCACTGGAGCTTGTAGAGCTTTTAAAAAATAAAAAGCGCCTCTCCTACGTCAATTTGATTCCATACAATCCAGTTGATGAACACAATCAATATCAACAAAGTAATAAAGAGTCCATCCTTGCGTTCTACGATACGCTGAAGAAAAACGGCATTCAGTGTGGCATTCGTCATGAACAAGGATCCGATATTGATGCTGCTTGCGGACAGTTAAGAAGTAAACAAATTAAGAAAAAAGCTAAAGCATAA
- a CDS encoding YjcZ family sporulation protein, whose translation MMFGFCQPRRVAPVAHVPRRDDTTIAVILVLFILLVIVGCACVKH comes from the coding sequence ATGATGTTTGGATTTTGTCAACCTCGTCGTGTGGCACCAGTGGCGCACGTACCTCGTAGAGACGACACAACGATTGCGGTAATTTTAGTTTTGTTCATCTTATTAGTTATTGTAGGGTGTGCATGTGTAAAGCACTAA
- a CDS encoding NTP transferase domain-containing protein — MIVGIYLAAGHSERMGCHKLSLSLGNKPLGSVALETAILSVLDRTIVVTREEDSLNWLPSELFLDPYRKKWKHQRCKESVRGQAESLKCGLKAAKDMQAKAVMVLLADQPFVTKKIINHIVFLYKTEKPSHISSCYKGVLRPPVLFDSTVFPALFQLHGDEGARRILRNDITGITVEFNTEKPFLDADTPDQFKVLIEQLE, encoded by the coding sequence ATGATTGTAGGAATTTACCTAGCAGCAGGTCATAGCGAGAGGATGGGATGTCATAAATTATCACTTTCATTAGGTAACAAGCCTTTGGGAAGTGTCGCTTTGGAAACAGCAATATTATCAGTATTAGATAGAACGATTGTTGTTACTAGGGAAGAAGACTCTCTTAATTGGCTACCTTCCGAGTTATTTTTGGACCCTTACCGAAAAAAATGGAAACATCAACGCTGCAAAGAATCAGTGAGAGGTCAGGCTGAATCATTAAAGTGCGGCCTGAAAGCTGCAAAGGATATGCAAGCAAAAGCAGTGATGGTTTTGCTTGCTGACCAACCTTTTGTGACAAAAAAGATAATCAATCATATCGTCTTCTTGTACAAAACAGAAAAGCCTAGTCATATTTCCTCCTGTTATAAAGGAGTGTTAAGGCCACCAGTTTTATTTGATTCCACTGTATTCCCTGCTCTTTTTCAATTACACGGTGACGAAGGTGCACGTCGAATCCTAAGAAATGATATTACAGGGATCACCGTTGAATTTAATACGGAAAAACCCTTCCTAGATGCTGATACACCAGACCAATTTAAAGTTCTTATAGAACAGTTGGAGTAA
- a CDS encoding XdhC family protein, whose amino-acid sequence MEDLFRILNELQESKHIKVLSTIIKVEGSSYRKEGAVMLHKEDGSQIGLLSGGCLESDLAERFEEVIKDRTSRTVVYDTRVEDDLSWGQGSGCNGSISVLLEPIDTELEKHLKRVQEYLNKGVTIHHVKKLSELDAVTDYIFITENQQFFGNWSGEFPDHLYRRFLERKNTTIVLEDSSERYFIQTIEPKPRLIIFGAGPDVRPLVSFAAKTGFYVIVVDWRPAFCNQSHFPDANELILDFPSSFLNEYQFISSDSVIVMTHNFQKDQEILKTLLQNKLQYLGVLGPRKRTYRLLESENIPDKIHSPVGLPIDADGPEEIAISILAEVIKTNRERTPHDCRNLPSSRS is encoded by the coding sequence ATGGAAGATTTATTTCGCATTTTGAATGAACTGCAGGAATCTAAACATATAAAAGTACTTTCAACGATTATTAAAGTCGAAGGATCATCTTACCGTAAGGAAGGAGCGGTCATGCTCCATAAAGAAGACGGTAGTCAAATAGGCCTTTTAAGTGGTGGTTGTTTAGAGAGCGACTTGGCAGAGCGATTTGAAGAAGTTATAAAAGATAGAACTTCTCGAACCGTTGTTTACGATACGAGAGTAGAGGACGACTTATCTTGGGGGCAAGGAAGTGGTTGTAATGGTTCAATTTCAGTCCTTTTGGAGCCAATAGATACTGAACTTGAGAAACACTTAAAGCGTGTACAGGAATATTTAAACAAGGGAGTTACTATTCATCACGTTAAAAAATTATCAGAGCTTGATGCAGTAACTGACTATATTTTCATCACTGAAAATCAGCAATTTTTTGGTAACTGGAGTGGAGAGTTTCCCGATCATTTATATCGAAGGTTTTTGGAGCGTAAAAATACCACCATTGTTTTAGAGGATTCGTCGGAACGATACTTTATTCAGACGATTGAGCCTAAGCCGCGTCTCATTATTTTTGGAGCTGGTCCCGACGTAAGACCGCTTGTCAGTTTTGCAGCCAAAACAGGGTTTTATGTCATTGTTGTTGATTGGCGGCCAGCATTCTGTAATCAATCTCACTTCCCGGATGCGAATGAATTAATACTGGACTTTCCAAGTTCATTTTTAAATGAATACCAGTTTATTTCGAGTGATTCCGTTATAGTTATGACACATAACTTTCAAAAAGATCAAGAGATTCTCAAAACTCTTCTTCAAAACAAACTACAATATCTCGGTGTATTAGGCCCGCGTAAACGAACATATCGACTATTGGAAAGTGAGAATATTCCTGATAAGATTCATTCTCCAGTAGGACTCCCTATTGATGCCGACGGACCTGAAGAAATTGCAATTAGTATTCTTGCAGAGGTCATTAAAACAAATCGAGAGAGGACTCCACATGATTGTAGGAATTTACCTAGCAGCAGGTCATAG
- a CDS encoding capping complex subunit for YIEGIA, which produces MGKEEGQINGILAFITTDNSRYLGGAPLSLIASDEEEMLEIADDISEAFLGNILKLKSGDCLVIKK; this is translated from the coding sequence ATGGGAAAAGAGGAAGGTCAGATCAACGGTATACTAGCTTTTATTACAACGGATAATAGCCGGTATTTAGGCGGTGCTCCCCTCTCATTAATAGCAAGTGATGAGGAGGAAATGCTCGAGATTGCCGATGACATTTCAGAAGCGTTTTTAGGAAATATTCTCAAACTCAAAAGTGGAGATTGCTTAGTGATAAAAAAATAA
- a CDS encoding YIEGIA domain-containing protein encodes MENNNDIIAPEMLVLIITATAIGTLVRILLINLDYRQYPNYPNGYLIHVITGALASALGAFIIPTLMTKDFTAVTFLGLAIQQFREVRKTERDSLLDLEGDEFTKRGDAYIDGISKIFEARNYIALLVSFITALTIQLFEVLLDVATWIEVVCGSIVGFTLFYLLKRYTARQKVRDIANVTEGKIEIKGSDLYVDDMLTTNLIGREEAKNWFAEEGLAAVIHPIHDHFLIPLQNNGQRQAILFEATRRLGQKKIYSYQNPENGKIIIAMVPIINNFDLLKETILITPLLETVKKSPELLNPKMGGKS; translated from the coding sequence ATGGAAAATAACAACGACATAATTGCACCCGAAATGTTGGTTCTTATTATTACAGCAACTGCTATCGGGACATTGGTACGCATTTTGTTGATAAATTTAGACTATAGACAATACCCTAATTATCCGAACGGCTACTTAATTCATGTTATAACAGGAGCACTTGCATCAGCACTTGGAGCATTTATTATCCCGACATTAATGACAAAGGATTTTACAGCTGTTACATTTCTTGGCTTAGCAATTCAACAGTTTCGTGAAGTTCGAAAAACCGAAAGAGACAGCCTCTTAGACCTGGAGGGTGATGAATTTACCAAACGAGGCGATGCTTACATTGATGGTATTTCTAAAATATTTGAAGCACGTAATTACATCGCATTACTCGTCTCCTTTATTACTGCACTGACGATTCAATTATTTGAAGTGCTTTTAGATGTTGCTACTTGGATCGAAGTCGTATGCGGTTCAATAGTAGGGTTTACCTTATTTTATTTACTAAAGCGTTATACGGCACGACAAAAAGTCAGAGATATTGCTAATGTAACTGAAGGGAAAATTGAGATTAAGGGTTCTGACTTATATGTTGATGATATGCTTACTACCAATCTCATCGGAAGAGAGGAAGCAAAAAATTGGTTTGCAGAGGAAGGACTTGCTGCTGTTATTCATCCAATTCATGATCATTTTCTAATCCCTCTTCAAAATAACGGCCAGCGACAAGCTATTTTATTTGAAGCGACACGAAGACTCGGACAGAAGAAGATATACAGCTATCAAAACCCAGAAAATGGAAAGATCATTATTGCAATGGTCCCTATCATCAACAATTTTGACCTGCTAAAAGAAACCATTTTAATTACTCCTTTATTAGAAACGGTCAAGAAATCACCAGAATTATTAAACCCAAAAATGGGAGGGAAAAGCTAA